A DNA window from Drosophila pseudoobscura strain MV-25-SWS-2005 chromosome 2, UCI_Dpse_MV25, whole genome shotgun sequence contains the following coding sequences:
- the LOC6897886 gene encoding transmembrane protein 216 produces the protein MPPKRPPPLVPKQPNPSMNYEVLIYLNSFYFGMFACCEMAMGLLKAINLSYTGHTLAMDSAVMVSFILLESIRLIMGRKSSLADRGWSAILSVFMTAPCFLGVSYLLLLQTYRLRLEYCLCTLQIALYFTEVWYAIVFVFSLCRPVTYD, from the exons ATGCCGCCAAAGCGACCGCCGCCACTGGTGCCGAAGCAGCCCAATCCCAGCATGAACTACGAAGTTTTAATCTACTTAAACTCCTTTTACTTTGGGATGTTCGCCTGCTGCGAGATGGCGATGGGTCTGCTGAAGGCCATCAATCTGAGCTATACGGGGCATACCCTGGCCATGGATTCTGCGGTGATGGTTTCATTCATTCTATTGGAGTCGATACGCCTGATAATGGGACGCAAGAGTTCGTTGGCCGATCGAG GTTGGTCAGCCATATTGTCGGTCTTTATGACTGCTCCCTGCTTCCTCGGTGTCTCctatctgctgctgctacaaaCCTACCGACTGCGCCTGGAGTACTGCCTCTGTACGCTGCAGATAGCCCTCTATTTCACCGAAGTGTGGTATGCcatcgtcttcgttttctcaCTGTGTCGTCCAGTAACTTATGATTAG
- the TMEM216 gene encoding uncharacterized protein TMEM216, with the protein MNASLIYEILMYLNSFYFGMYAAFEVGVGVLKAINLNYGENVLSREASILLSLCIIETLRIVFGRKSSLSDRGWQATASVILTLPSLAIVIYLCCFQTYVLKLEMILSALMITLQGAELVYASIFICTMCRPVTYT; encoded by the exons ATGAACGCCAGCCTCATCTATGAGATACTCATGTATCTGAATTCATTCTATTTTGGCATGTACGCCGCCTTTgaggtgggcgtgggcgtgctGAAGGCAATCAACCTGAACTACGGCGAGAATGTATTGTCGCGGGAGGCGTCCATACTGCTCTCGCTGTGCATCATTGAGACCCTACGCATTGTCTTTGGCCGCAAGAGCAGTCTCAGCGATCGTG GATGGCAAGCAACCGCATCCGTAATATTAACACTGCCCAGTCTTGCTATTGTTATATATTTGTGTTGTTTTCAAACCTATGTTCTCAAACTCGAAATGATTCTGAGTGCCTTAATGATCACCCTACAAGGTGCTGAACTAGTCTATGCCAGCATATTCATTTGTACAATGTGTCGACCCGTAACATACACCTAG